The following coding sequences lie in one Hippopotamus amphibius kiboko isolate mHipAmp2 chromosome 7, mHipAmp2.hap2, whole genome shotgun sequence genomic window:
- the LOC130857790 gene encoding LOW QUALITY PROTEIN: pyruvate dehydrogenase (acetyl-transferring) kinase isozyme 1, mitochondrial-like (The sequence of the model RefSeq protein was modified relative to this genomic sequence to represent the inferred CDS: inserted 2 bases in 1 codon), whose translation MRLARLLRGAASAGPSAGLRAARPGVRRSLTSDSGSGPAPEGGVPGQVDFYARFSPSPLSMKQFLDFGSVNACEKTSFMFLRQELPVRLANIMKEMXLLPDNLLRTPSVQLVQSWYIQSLQELLEFKDKSAEDAKTIYDFTDTVIRIRNRHNDVIPTMAQGVIEYKESFGVDPVTSQNVQYFLDRFYMSRISIRMLLNQHSLLFGGKGKGSLSHRKHIGSINPNCNVVEVIKDGYENARRLCDLYYINSPELELEELNAKSPGQPIQVVYVPSHLYHMVFELFKNAMRATMEHHADKGVYPPIQVHVTLGNEDLTVKMSDRGGGVPLRKIDRLFNYMYSTAPRPRVETSRAVPLAGFGYGLPISRLYAQYFQGDLKLYSLEGYGTDAVIYIKALSTESIERLPVYNKAAWKHYNTNHEADDWCVPSREPKDMTTFRSA comes from the exons ATGAGGCTGGCGCGGCTGCTGCGCGGAGCCGCCTCGGCCGGCCCGAGCGCCGGGCTGCGCGCCGCCCGCCCCGGCGTCCGCCGCAGCCTCACCTCGGACTCGGGCTCCGGCCCGGCGCCCGAAGGCGGCGTCCCGGGCCAGGTGGACTTCTACGCGCGCTTCTCGCCGTCCCCGCTCTCCATGAAGCAGTTCCTGGACTTCGGATCTGTGAATGCTTGTGAAAAGACCTCATTTATGTTTCTGCGGCAAGAGTTGCCTGTGAGATTGGcaaatataatgaaagaaat tCTTCTTCCAGATAATCTTCTCAGGACACCATCAGTTCAGTTGGTACAAAGCTGGTATATCCAGAGCCTTCAGGAGCTTCTTGAGTTTAAGGACAAAAGCGCTGAAGATGCTAAAACTATTTATGACTTTACAGATACTGTGATACGGATCAGGAACCGACACAATGACGTGATTCCCACCATGGCTCAGGGTGTGATTGAATACAAGGAGAGCTTTGGAGTGGATCCTGTCACCAGCCAGAATGTTCAGTACTTTTTGGATCGTTTCTACATGAGTCGCATTTCAATTAGAATGTTACTCAATCAGCACTCTTTATTATTTGgtggaaaaggcaaaggaagcCTGTCTCATCGAAAACACATTGGAAGCATAAATCCAAACTGCAATGTGGTTGAAGTTATTAAAGATGGCTATGAAAATGCTAGGCGTCTGTGTGATTTGTATTATATTAACTCTCCCGAACTAGAACTTGAAGAACTAAATGCAAAATCACCAGGACAGCCAATACAAGTGGTTTATGTACCATCCCATCTCTATCACATGGTGTTTGAACTTTTCAAGAATGCAATGAGAGCAACGATGGAGCATCATGCCGACAAAGGTGTTTACCCGCCTATCCAAGTCCATGTCACACTGGGTAATGAGGATTTGACTGTGAAGATGAGTGACCGAGGAGGTGGTGTTCCTCTGAGGAAAATTGACCGACTCTTCAACTACATGTACTCAACTGCACCCCGGCCTCGTGTCGAGACGTCCCGAGCAGTACCCCTGGCTGGTTTTGGTTACGGATTGCCAATATCACGCCTTTATGCACAATACTTCCAAGGAGACCTGAAGCTGTATTCCCTAGAGGGCTATGGGACAGATGCAGTTATCTACATTAAGGCTCTGTCAACGGAATCAATAGAAAGGCTCCCGGTGTATAACAAAGCTGCCTGGAAGCATTACAACACCAACCATGAGGCCGACGACTGGTGTGTCCCCAGCAGAGAACCAAAAGACATGACAACATTCCGCAGTGCCTAG